A genomic segment from Nocardiopsis sp. Huas11 encodes:
- a CDS encoding 8-amino-7-oxononanoate synthase yields MDSATSSAPPRPWPLRAGPPEPAGSDPSPPFAWLDAAARRRAEAGLTRRTVPRQVDDALLDLAGNDYLGLLRHPEVVRAAAGAAYAWGAGAGGSRLVTGDTELHGELERELADFYGTEAALVFSSGYAANLAMVTALAAPDEGDAPLIVCDRYNHASLIDATRLAKASGARVSVYDHADPGHAATALADARGRALVLSDTVFSVDGDLTDLVGLAETARGAGAALLLDDAHGLGVVGPGGSGALTLAGLRGAGDVVVSVTLSKSLGAQGGAVLGPRRVIRHLVETARTFVFDTGLAPAAVGAALAALRVLRAEPERAEAVRNRARDLSEGLRERGLTVSDPDAAVVSVIAPTRESALAWRAACLEAGVRVGCFRPPSVPDGRSRLRLTARATLDDAAVRRVLDVVSTTRPG; encoded by the coding sequence ATGGACAGCGCCACGAGCTCCGCGCCGCCGCGCCCCTGGCCGCTGCGCGCCGGCCCTCCGGAACCGGCCGGGTCCGACCCGTCCCCACCCTTCGCCTGGCTGGACGCGGCCGCCCGCCGACGGGCCGAGGCCGGCCTGACCCGCCGCACCGTGCCGCGACAGGTCGACGACGCGCTGCTGGACCTGGCGGGCAATGACTACCTGGGCCTGCTGCGCCATCCGGAGGTGGTGCGTGCGGCGGCCGGGGCCGCCTACGCCTGGGGCGCGGGCGCCGGCGGGTCGCGCCTGGTCACGGGAGACACCGAGCTGCACGGAGAGCTCGAACGCGAGCTGGCCGACTTCTACGGCACCGAGGCCGCGCTCGTGTTCTCCTCCGGGTACGCGGCCAACCTCGCGATGGTCACGGCCCTGGCCGCCCCCGACGAGGGTGACGCGCCGCTGATCGTGTGCGACCGCTACAACCACGCCTCGCTCATCGACGCCACCCGGCTGGCCAAGGCCTCCGGGGCGCGGGTGTCGGTCTACGACCACGCCGACCCCGGACACGCCGCCACGGCCCTGGCCGACGCGCGAGGCCGTGCCCTGGTGCTCAGCGACACGGTCTTCTCCGTGGACGGCGACCTCACCGACCTGGTCGGACTCGCGGAGACCGCGCGCGGAGCGGGGGCGGCGCTGCTGTTGGACGACGCGCACGGACTGGGCGTCGTGGGCCCCGGCGGGAGCGGTGCGCTCACCCTGGCCGGGCTGCGCGGGGCGGGCGACGTCGTGGTGTCGGTGACGCTGTCCAAGTCCCTGGGCGCCCAGGGCGGCGCCGTGCTCGGTCCGCGCCGCGTGATCCGGCACCTGGTGGAGACCGCGCGCACGTTCGTGTTCGACACGGGGCTGGCGCCGGCCGCGGTGGGGGCGGCGCTGGCGGCACTGCGCGTGCTGCGGGCCGAACCCGAACGCGCCGAGGCGGTACGGAACCGGGCGCGGGACCTGTCCGAGGGGCTGCGCGAGCGCGGGCTGACGGTGAGCGACCCGGACGCGGCCGTGGTGTCGGTGATCGCCCCGACCCGTGAGTCCGCGCTCGCGTGGCGCGCGGCCTGTCTGGAGGCGGGCGTGCGCGTGGGGTGCTTCCGTCCGCCCTCGGTCCCGGACGGCCGGTCGCGACTGCGGCTCACCGCCCGCGCGACCCTGGACGACGCCGCGGTGCGGCGGGTGCTGGACGTCGTCTCCACCACGCGCCCCGGGTAG